A portion of the Streptomyces coeruleoprunus genome contains these proteins:
- a CDS encoding DNA polymerase III subunit alpha — protein sequence MPGFTHLHTVSGFSLKYGASHPERLAARAAERGMDAVALVDRDTVAGAVRFAKACGKEGVRPLFGVNLAVGPRAAEAAGPTERRRTPVRGGAFVDESAPRALFLARSGRGWAALCRLIGAAHAAGASPARTTGAPVLLPWADNHGDDLTVLLGPDSDVGRALTAGRPDRAARLLAPWREVYGDALRLEVVHHGRPGTGPGSLRQAARTLGFAADQGVRPVLSNAVRYADPGLGPVADVLDAARRLVPVDPRRGLDGGERWLKDPAAMAAVAEHVAEAAGLRRDSAHRLLALTEETAGECVVDPEDDLGIGTVHFPEPHLVGAAHRTAGRVLRSRCAAGMVLRGHDRKREYWSRLEDELRTIERLGFATYFLTVAQVVDDVRGMGIRVAARGSGAGSLVNHLLGIAHADPVEQDLLMERFLSVRRPALPDIDIDVESARRLEVYRAILDRFGPERVAAVAMPETYRVRHAVRDVGAALSMDPADIDRIAKSFPHIHARDARAALDELPELRELAAERDRYGRLWELVEALDALPRGVAMHPCGVLLSDASLLARTPVVPTSGESFPMSQFDKDDVEELGLLKLDVLGVRMQSAMAHAVAEIERTTGEKVDVDDPAQVKPGDPATYRLIRSTETLGCFQIESPGQRDLLGRLQPSTFHDLVVDISLFRPGPVAADMVRPFIAARHGRAPVRYPHPDLAEALEETYGVVVFHEQIIKIVDIMTGCGRDEADAVRRGLSDPESQGRIKVWFAQKAKSRGYTPEVVAHTWEIVEAFGSYGFCKAHAVAFAVPTYQSAWLKAHHPAAFYAGLLTHDPGMYPKRLLLADARRQGVPVLPLDVNRSGVAHRIELVSGSPSGTSGTWGLRLALSDVHGISEAEAARIEAGQPYASLLDFWERARPSRPVAERLAQVGGLDAFGANRRDLLLHLAELHRLQRGTGSYGDQLPLAGGRRSAPLGLPDLTDAERLSAELGVLSMDASRNLMSDHQDFLDELGVVTAQRLRTARNGQTVLVAGAKAATQTPPIRSGRRVIFTTLDDGSGLVDLAFFDDSHERCAHTVFHSWLLLVRGTVQRRGPRSLSVVGSAAWNLAELIDLRREGGLDAVAARLAEPGPVPAADRPGDGDRHGDGDRPTGDDRRITMPTGYEMHPWADLRPAGEGAAPGRKLWHQSQGSAG from the coding sequence GTGCCGGGGTTCACGCATCTGCACACCGTTTCGGGCTTCTCCCTGAAGTACGGAGCCTCCCACCCGGAACGGCTGGCCGCGCGCGCCGCCGAACGCGGCATGGACGCCGTCGCCCTCGTCGACCGGGACACCGTCGCCGGGGCCGTACGGTTCGCCAAGGCCTGCGGCAAGGAGGGCGTCCGGCCGCTGTTCGGCGTGAACCTCGCCGTCGGGCCGCGCGCGGCGGAGGCCGCCGGGCCCACCGAGCGCCGCCGCACCCCCGTGCGCGGCGGCGCCTTCGTCGACGAGTCCGCGCCGCGCGCCCTCTTCCTGGCCCGCTCCGGGCGCGGCTGGGCCGCCCTGTGCCGGCTGATCGGCGCCGCCCACGCGGCCGGCGCCTCGCCCGCGCGCACCACCGGCGCGCCCGTGCTGCTGCCCTGGGCCGACAACCACGGCGACGACCTGACCGTCCTGCTCGGGCCCGACTCCGACGTCGGCCGCGCCCTGACCGCGGGCCGCCCCGACCGCGCCGCCCGGCTCCTCGCCCCCTGGCGCGAGGTGTACGGCGACGCCCTGCGCCTGGAGGTCGTCCACCACGGCCGCCCCGGCACCGGGCCCGGCTCGCTCCGGCAGGCCGCCCGCACCCTGGGCTTCGCCGCCGACCAGGGCGTCCGCCCGGTCCTCAGCAACGCCGTGCGGTACGCCGACCCGGGGCTGGGCCCCGTCGCCGACGTCCTCGACGCGGCCCGCCGCCTGGTCCCCGTCGACCCGCGCAGGGGCCTCGACGGCGGCGAGCGCTGGCTCAAGGACCCGGCCGCCATGGCCGCCGTCGCCGAACACGTCGCCGAGGCCGCCGGGCTGCGCCGGGACTCCGCCCACCGGCTGCTCGCCCTGACCGAGGAGACGGCGGGGGAGTGCGTCGTCGACCCCGAGGACGACCTCGGCATCGGCACCGTCCACTTCCCCGAGCCGCACCTCGTCGGCGCCGCCCACCGCACCGCCGGACGCGTGCTGCGCTCGCGCTGCGCCGCAGGGATGGTGCTGCGCGGCCACGACCGCAAGCGCGAGTACTGGAGCCGCCTGGAGGACGAGCTGCGCACCATCGAACGGCTCGGCTTCGCCACGTACTTCCTCACCGTCGCCCAGGTCGTCGACGACGTCCGCGGCATGGGCATCCGGGTCGCCGCGCGCGGCTCGGGCGCCGGCTCCCTGGTCAACCACCTGCTGGGCATCGCCCACGCCGACCCCGTCGAACAGGACCTGCTGATGGAGCGGTTCCTGTCGGTGCGGCGGCCCGCGCTGCCCGACATCGACATCGACGTGGAGTCCGCCCGCCGCCTGGAGGTCTACCGGGCCATCCTCGACCGGTTCGGCCCCGAGCGGGTCGCCGCCGTCGCCATGCCCGAGACCTACCGGGTCCGCCACGCCGTACGGGACGTGGGCGCCGCCCTGTCCATGGACCCCGCCGACATCGACCGGATCGCCAAGTCGTTCCCGCACATCCACGCCCGCGACGCCCGCGCGGCCCTGGACGAACTGCCCGAGCTCCGCGAACTCGCCGCCGAGCGGGACCGGTACGGGAGGCTGTGGGAGCTGGTCGAGGCACTGGACGCGCTGCCGCGCGGCGTCGCCATGCACCCGTGCGGGGTGCTGCTCTCCGACGCCTCGCTGCTCGCCCGCACCCCGGTGGTGCCCACCAGCGGCGAGAGCTTCCCCATGTCCCAGTTCGACAAGGACGACGTGGAGGAGCTGGGCCTGCTCAAGCTCGACGTGCTCGGCGTGCGGATGCAGTCGGCGATGGCCCACGCGGTCGCCGAGATCGAGCGGACCACCGGCGAGAAGGTCGACGTCGACGACCCGGCGCAGGTGAAGCCGGGCGACCCGGCGACGTACCGGCTCATCCGGTCCACCGAGACGCTCGGCTGCTTCCAGATCGAGTCGCCGGGCCAGCGCGACCTGCTCGGCCGGCTCCAGCCGTCCACCTTCCACGACCTGGTCGTGGACATCTCGCTGTTCCGGCCCGGGCCGGTCGCGGCCGACATGGTCCGTCCGTTCATCGCCGCCCGCCACGGCCGGGCGCCCGTGCGCTACCCGCACCCGGACCTGGCGGAGGCGCTGGAGGAGACGTACGGGGTCGTGGTCTTCCACGAGCAGATCATCAAGATCGTGGACATCATGACCGGCTGCGGCCGGGACGAGGCCGACGCGGTACGGCGCGGCCTGTCCGACCCGGAGTCGCAGGGGCGCATCAAGGTGTGGTTCGCGCAGAAGGCGAAGAGCAGGGGCTACACGCCCGAAGTCGTCGCGCACACCTGGGAGATCGTCGAGGCGTTCGGCTCGTACGGCTTCTGCAAGGCGCACGCGGTGGCCTTCGCGGTGCCCACCTACCAGTCGGCGTGGCTGAAGGCCCATCACCCGGCGGCCTTCTACGCCGGGCTGCTCACCCACGACCCGGGCATGTACCCGAAGCGGCTGCTGCTGGCGGACGCGCGCCGGCAGGGGGTGCCGGTGCTGCCGCTGGACGTGAACCGGTCGGGCGTCGCCCACCGGATCGAACTGGTGTCCGGATCGCCGTCCGGTACATCCGGTACGTGGGGATTGCGACTTGCGCTCTCCGACGTCCACGGCATCAGCGAGGCCGAGGCCGCCCGCATCGAGGCCGGCCAGCCGTACGCCTCCCTGCTGGACTTCTGGGAGCGGGCCCGCCCCAGCCGCCCCGTCGCCGAACGGCTCGCCCAGGTCGGCGGACTCGACGCGTTCGGCGCCAACCGCCGCGACCTGCTGCTCCACCTCGCCGAACTCCACCGCCTCCAGCGCGGCACCGGCTCGTACGGCGACCAGCTGCCGCTCGCCGGCGGGCGCAGGTCCGCGCCCCTCGGCCTGCCCGACCTGACGGACGCCGAACGGCTCAGCGCCGAGCTGGGCGTGCTCTCCATGGACGCCTCGCGCAACCTGATGAGCGACCACCAGGACTTCCTGGACGAACTCGGCGTGGTCACCGCCCAGCGGCTGCGCACCGCCCGCAACGGCCAGACCGTGCTGGTCGCGGGTGCCAAGGCGGCCACCCAGACGCCGCCCATCCGCTCCGGCCGGCGCGTCATCTTCACCACGCTCGACGACGGCTCCGGCCTGGTCGACCTGGCCTTCTTCGACGACAGCCACGAGCGGTGCGCCCACACGGTCTTCCACTCCTGGCTGCTGCTCGTGCGCGGCACCGTCCAGCGGCGCGGCCCGCGCAGCCTCAGCGTCGTCGGCTCGGCCGCCTGGAACCTCGCCGAACTCATCGACCTGCGCCGCGAGGGCGGCCTGGACGCGGTCGCCGCGCGCCTCGCCGAACCGGGACCGGTCCCCGCCGCCGACCGGCCGGGCGACGGCGACCGGCATGGTGACGGCGACCGGCCGACCGGCGACGACCGGCGGATCACCATGCCCACCGGGTACGAGATGCACCCCTGGGCCGACCTCCGCCCCGCCGGCGAAGGCGCGGCGCCGGGGCGCAAGCTGTGGCACCAGAGCCAGGGAAGCGCGGGGTGA
- a CDS encoding DNA polymerase Y family protein, with amino-acid sequence MILYVRFVLDPSSHQGGAEALLPQLTGLLGEFTPVVQADPPDAALADLRGAVRYFGRGPAELAAVIRVRALARYGVDCVIGAGPNPMLARMAARRAERGTTLVVTDPEGFLRDRPVEALEGVGRATARTLRSYGLDSAGRIADAPLAVLQRILGARAGREVWERARGIDRTPVVPNAAARSVAAERAFPRDELDRNRHRQALLSLTEELGARMRTEDQVCRSLTLTVRYADRSTTTRTRTLPEPTAHSATLTAAAYAQYEALGLQRARVRGIALRAEGLMPAEQTAHQLSFDPADEKARALEAAADRARARFGPGAVFPGSLAA; translated from the coding sequence ATGATCCTCTACGTCCGCTTCGTCCTCGACCCGTCCTCCCACCAGGGCGGCGCCGAAGCGCTGCTGCCCCAGCTGACCGGGCTCCTCGGCGAGTTCACGCCCGTCGTGCAGGCCGACCCGCCGGACGCCGCGCTCGCCGACCTGCGCGGCGCCGTACGGTACTTCGGGCGCGGCCCCGCCGAACTGGCCGCGGTGATCCGGGTCCGGGCCCTCGCCCGGTACGGCGTCGACTGCGTCATCGGCGCCGGGCCCAACCCGATGCTCGCCCGCATGGCGGCGCGGCGCGCCGAACGCGGCACCACCCTGGTCGTCACCGACCCGGAGGGCTTCCTGCGCGACCGGCCGGTCGAGGCACTGGAGGGCGTCGGCCGCGCCACCGCCCGCACCCTGCGCTCGTACGGCCTCGACTCGGCCGGCAGGATCGCCGACGCCCCCCTCGCCGTGCTCCAGCGGATCCTCGGCGCCCGCGCCGGACGCGAGGTGTGGGAGAGGGCACGGGGCATCGACCGCACCCCCGTCGTACCCAACGCGGCGGCCCGCTCCGTGGCCGCCGAACGCGCCTTCCCCCGCGACGAACTCGACCGGAACCGGCACCGGCAGGCCCTGCTCTCTCTCACCGAGGAGCTGGGCGCCCGCATGCGCACCGAGGACCAGGTGTGCCGCTCCCTGACGCTCACCGTGCGGTACGCCGACCGGTCCACCACCACCCGCACCCGCACCCTGCCCGAGCCGACCGCGCACTCGGCGACGCTCACCGCGGCCGCGTACGCGCAGTACGAGGCGCTGGGGCTGCAGCGCGCCCGGGTGCGCGGCATCGCGCTGCGCGCCGAGGGCCTGATGCCCGCCGAACAGACCGCCCACCAGCTCTCCTTCGACCCGGCCGACGAGAAGGCCAGGGCCCTGGAAGCGGCGGCGGACCGCGCCCGCGCCCGCTTCGGCCCCGGCGCGGTGTTCCCCGGCTCGCTGGCGGCGTAG
- a CDS encoding esterase/lipase family protein, whose protein sequence is MLPLRLRRACRALAVLLLTAAATLIPAGAAQATTAPSSGWNDYSCKPSAAHPRPVVLVHGTFGNSVDNWLALAPYLVRRGYCVFSLDYGQLPGVPFFHGLGPIARSAEQLDVFVDRVLDATGAPEADIVGHSQGGMMPRHYLKFLGGAAKVNALVGIAPDNHGTTLLGLTNLLPYFPGAADLLNEKTPGLADQVAGSAFLQKLNEGGDTVPGVRYTVIATKYDEVVTPYRSQFLDGPDVTNVLIQDKCALDFSEHVAIGLMDRLAFHEVANALDPARATPTTCASVVG, encoded by the coding sequence ATGCTGCCCCTCCGCCTTCGGCGTGCCTGCAGAGCGCTGGCCGTCCTCCTCCTGACCGCCGCCGCCACGCTCATCCCCGCCGGTGCCGCACAGGCCACCACGGCTCCCAGCAGTGGCTGGAACGACTACTCCTGCAAGCCGTCCGCCGCCCACCCCCGGCCCGTGGTCCTCGTCCACGGCACCTTCGGCAACTCCGTCGACAACTGGCTCGCCCTCGCCCCCTACCTGGTGCGGCGCGGCTACTGCGTCTTCTCCCTGGACTACGGGCAACTGCCGGGCGTGCCCTTCTTCCACGGCCTCGGCCCCATCGCCCGGTCCGCCGAACAGCTCGACGTCTTCGTGGACCGGGTCCTCGACGCGACCGGTGCGCCCGAGGCCGACATCGTCGGCCACTCCCAGGGCGGCATGATGCCCCGTCACTACCTCAAGTTCCTCGGCGGCGCCGCCAAGGTGAACGCCCTCGTCGGCATCGCGCCCGACAACCACGGCACCACCCTGCTGGGCCTGACGAACCTGCTGCCGTACTTCCCGGGCGCCGCCGACCTGCTGAACGAGAAGACCCCGGGCCTCGCCGACCAGGTGGCCGGCTCGGCGTTCCTGCAGAAGCTCAACGAGGGCGGCGACACCGTGCCCGGGGTCCGCTACACGGTCATCGCGACCAAGTACGACGAGGTCGTCACGCCGTACCGGTCGCAGTTCCTCGACGGCCCGGACGTCACCAACGTCCTCATCCAGGACAAGTGCGCCCTGGACTTCTCCGAGCACGTGGCGATCGGCCTCATGGACCGGCTCGCCTTCCACGAGGTGGCCAACGCCCTGGACCCGGCGCGGGCCACCCCGACCACGTGCGCGTCGGTCGTCGGCTAG
- a CDS encoding lytic polysaccharide monooxygenase, with protein sequence MSASAPRTAAAAAVAVLGVGLAASPAAAHGSMTDPVSRVAACHAEGPENPKSAACRAAVAASGTQAFYDWNEVNIGDAAGRHREIIPDGKLCSAGRDKYKGLDLPRGDWPSTPMKAGAHTFRYRATAPHRGTFELYVTKDGYDPSKPLTWADLEDKPFAKVTDPKLVNGSYVFEGTVPAKSGRHLVYSIWQRSDSPEAFYTCSDVVFGADGGGTAGPAPTASAPTEQQIAEGAEKSTVDHGGHGGDDHSDASAEPKAAPEAVPSAPGNAPAPASGGQNLAATGGDGTTPYVAAGGVAVLAAGAALLFGAARRRAS encoded by the coding sequence ATGTCTGCTTCCGCTCCCCGTACCGCGGCCGCGGCCGCCGTCGCCGTCCTCGGAGTCGGGCTGGCCGCCTCGCCCGCCGCCGCGCACGGTTCGATGACGGACCCGGTCAGCCGGGTGGCCGCGTGTCACGCCGAGGGGCCCGAGAACCCGAAGTCCGCCGCGTGCAGGGCGGCGGTGGCCGCGAGCGGCACCCAGGCGTTCTACGACTGGAACGAGGTCAACATCGGTGACGCCGCCGGACGCCACCGGGAGATCATCCCCGACGGGAAGCTGTGCAGCGCGGGCCGCGACAAGTACAAGGGCCTCGACCTGCCGCGCGGCGACTGGCCGTCGACGCCCATGAAGGCCGGCGCCCACACGTTCCGCTACCGGGCCACGGCCCCGCACCGGGGCACGTTCGAGCTGTACGTCACGAAGGACGGCTACGACCCGTCCAAGCCGCTGACGTGGGCGGACCTGGAGGACAAGCCGTTCGCCAAGGTCACCGACCCGAAGCTGGTGAACGGCTCGTACGTCTTCGAGGGCACCGTCCCCGCGAAGTCCGGCCGCCACCTCGTCTACTCGATCTGGCAGCGCTCCGACTCCCCGGAGGCGTTCTACACCTGCTCCGACGTGGTGTTCGGCGCGGACGGCGGCGGTACGGCCGGCCCCGCGCCGACCGCCTCGGCGCCCACGGAGCAGCAGATCGCGGAGGGCGCCGAGAAGTCGACCGTCGACCACGGCGGGCACGGCGGCGACGACCACTCGGACGCCTCCGCGGAGCCCAAGGCGGCGCCCGAGGCCGTGCCGTCCGCGCCGGGCAACGCGCCCGCCCCCGCCTCCGGCGGCCAGAACCTCGCCGCGACCGGCGGCGACGGCACGACGCCGTACGTCGCCGCCGGCGGAGTGGCCGTCCTCGCCGCGGGCGCCGCGCTCCTGTTCGGCGCGGCCCGCCGCAGGGCGTCCTGA
- a CDS encoding response regulator: MTRVLVVDDDFMVAKLHSRYVSAVDGFRVVGAAHSGADALRAAKELRPDLLLLDVYLPDMDGIDVLRAVRAEEEREGRGAAHVDALFITAARDAATVRSALRAGALHYLIKPFSQAALREQLLHAASVRSRLAALDEARQEDVDRIFGTRPRASRELPKGLAAHTADLVDRILREHPAGLSATECAEAGSLSRVSARRYLEYFAETGRAEVTLRYGGTGRPERRYRRVG; the protein is encoded by the coding sequence GTGACAAGGGTGCTGGTGGTGGACGACGACTTCATGGTCGCCAAGCTGCACAGCCGCTATGTGTCCGCGGTGGACGGTTTCCGGGTCGTCGGGGCGGCGCACAGCGGCGCCGACGCGCTGCGCGCCGCGAAGGAGCTGCGCCCCGATCTGCTGCTCCTGGACGTGTACCTGCCCGACATGGACGGCATCGACGTGCTGCGGGCCGTACGGGCGGAGGAGGAGCGCGAGGGGCGGGGCGCCGCCCATGTCGACGCGCTGTTCATCACGGCGGCCCGGGACGCGGCCACGGTCCGCTCGGCGTTGCGCGCGGGGGCCCTGCACTATCTGATCAAGCCGTTCAGCCAGGCCGCGCTGCGGGAGCAGCTGCTGCACGCGGCGTCGGTACGCAGCCGTCTCGCCGCGCTGGACGAGGCGCGCCAGGAGGACGTCGACCGGATCTTCGGTACGCGTCCCCGGGCGTCCCGCGAGCTGCCGAAGGGCCTGGCCGCGCACACGGCGGACCTGGTGGACCGCATCCTGCGCGAGCACCCGGCGGGCCTGTCCGCCACGGAGTGCGCGGAGGCGGGCTCGCTGTCCCGGGTGAGCGCCCGCCGCTACCTGGAGTACTTCGCGGAGACGGGCCGGGCCGAGGTCACGTTGCGCTACGGCGGCACGGGCCGCCCGGAGCGCCGCTACCGGCGCGTGGGCTGA
- a CDS encoding tripartite tricarboxylate transporter substrate binding protein, with translation MRLRTPLALLGAALLVLVGPPLLNTGSGSDTGTQIPGLRFMVPNSPGGGYDITARTAAKNAEDAGLTRNIEVFNLPGAGGTVGLTRLVGEHGNGRLAMSMGLGVVGAVHTNKAPRTLAETTPIARLTEEQDIVVVSKNSRYKTLQDLLAAWKAAPGKLPVGGGSSPGGPDHLAPMLMAQAAGIAPKSVNYIPFDGGGELLASILGDKVAFGVSGVGEYLDQIKAGELRVLAVTGAKRVPGVDAPTLREAGLDTEFTNWRGIVAPPGLTDTERDKLVTLVTELHDSPQWRESLKKNGWNDAFLPGEKFGAFLGEQDQRVADVLKELGL, from the coding sequence GTGCGACTGCGCACTCCCCTCGCCCTGCTCGGGGCGGCGCTGCTGGTGCTCGTGGGGCCGCCGCTGCTCAACACCGGCAGCGGCTCCGACACCGGCACCCAGATCCCCGGCCTGCGCTTCATGGTCCCCAACAGCCCCGGCGGCGGATACGACATCACCGCGCGCACCGCGGCCAAGAACGCCGAGGACGCGGGGCTCACCCGCAACATCGAGGTGTTCAACCTGCCCGGCGCGGGCGGCACCGTCGGCCTGACCCGGCTCGTCGGCGAGCACGGCAACGGCAGGCTGGCCATGTCCATGGGCCTCGGCGTCGTCGGAGCCGTACACACCAACAAGGCCCCCAGGACCCTCGCCGAGACCACGCCCATCGCGCGGCTCACCGAGGAACAGGACATCGTCGTGGTGTCCAAGAACTCCCGGTACAAGACCCTCCAGGACCTGCTGGCCGCCTGGAAGGCCGCCCCGGGCAAGCTTCCCGTCGGCGGCGGGTCGTCCCCCGGCGGCCCCGACCACCTCGCGCCCATGCTGATGGCGCAGGCGGCGGGCATCGCGCCGAAGTCGGTCAACTACATCCCCTTCGACGGCGGCGGCGAACTCCTCGCCTCGATCCTCGGCGACAAGGTCGCTTTCGGCGTCTCCGGCGTCGGGGAGTACCTGGACCAGATCAAGGCCGGTGAGCTGCGCGTCCTCGCCGTCACCGGCGCCAAGCGCGTGCCCGGTGTCGACGCCCCCACGCTCCGCGAGGCGGGACTCGACACCGAGTTCACCAACTGGCGCGGCATCGTCGCCCCGCCCGGCCTGACCGACACCGAACGTGACAAGCTCGTCACTCTCGTCACCGAGCTGCACGACTCACCGCAGTGGCGCGAGTCCCTGAAGAAGAACGGCTGGAACGACGCCTTCCTCCCGGGCGAGAAGTTCGGCGCCTTCCTGGGCGAGCAGGACCAGCGCGTCGCCGACGTCCTGAAGGAGCTCGGACTGTGA
- a CDS encoding tripartite tricarboxylate transporter TctB family protein, with product MTTRTTAPVTPPVRRSRREWLRDHSELGVGALLFLIGLLVLTDAVTMSVDIAQRGPVGPRTVPLVVGAGLLVVAVLLAVDVLRGGRGEAEGGEDIDLSEPSDWRTVLLLVGVFLGNAVLIGPLGFPISGALLFWGSAYALGSRRTDRDPLVAAVLSLVTYVVFNHLLGVPLPGGPLMGVI from the coding sequence GTGACCACCCGGACGACCGCCCCCGTGACCCCGCCCGTCAGGCGCAGCCGCCGCGAGTGGCTCCGCGACCACTCCGAGCTGGGCGTCGGCGCCCTCCTCTTCCTCATCGGCCTCCTCGTCCTCACCGACGCCGTCACCATGAGCGTCGACATCGCCCAGCGCGGCCCCGTCGGTCCCCGCACCGTGCCCCTCGTCGTCGGCGCCGGACTGCTGGTCGTCGCCGTCCTCCTCGCCGTCGACGTGCTGCGCGGCGGCCGTGGCGAGGCCGAGGGCGGCGAGGACATCGACCTCTCCGAGCCCAGCGACTGGCGCACCGTCCTCCTCCTCGTCGGGGTGTTCCTCGGCAACGCCGTCCTCATCGGCCCGCTCGGCTTCCCGATCTCCGGCGCCCTGCTGTTCTGGGGCTCCGCGTACGCCCTCGGCAGCCGCCGCACCGACCGCGACCCGCTCGTCGCGGCCGTCCTGTCCCTCGTCACCTACGTCGTCTTCAACCACCTGCTCGGCGTCCCGCTCCCCGGCGGCCCGCTCATGGGAGTGATCTGA
- a CDS encoding tripartite tricarboxylate transporter permease — MDSLNSLIDGFGTALTPMNLLWAAIGVLLGTAIGVLPGIGPAMAVALLLPVTYGLEPTGAFIMFAGIYYGAMFGGSTTSILLNTPGESAAVVAAIEGNPMAKAGRGAQALAAAAGGHFAGGMIGTILLVALAPTVAALAVDIGAPDYFAIMVLAFIAVTSVLGSSRIRGLAALLIGLTLGLVGLDQMTGQARLTFGSLQLADGIDVVIVAVGLFAIGEALWVAAHLRRGGGHAIPVGRPWLAKSDLRRTWKPWLRGPVIGFPFGAIPAGGAEIPTFLSYVTEKRLSRHKDEFGRGAIEGVAGPESAASASAAGTLVSMLTLGLPTTAVAAVMLAAFQQYGIQPGPLLFEREPQLVWGLIASLFVGMLLLLALNLPLAPLWAKLLRVPRPYLYAGILFFAAVGAYAVGGEALDLVILLVIGLIGFGMRRYGLPVLPAVIGVILGPAAEQQLRRALQISDGSLTGLVNTPFSVAVYAVIAILLFWPLIRKVTGKVIDRRRSLAA, encoded by the coding sequence ATGGATTCCCTGAACTCCCTCATCGACGGCTTCGGTACCGCCCTCACCCCCATGAACCTGCTGTGGGCGGCCATCGGAGTCCTCCTGGGCACCGCCATCGGCGTCCTCCCCGGCATCGGCCCCGCCATGGCCGTCGCCCTGCTGCTGCCCGTCACCTACGGGCTGGAGCCCACCGGCGCGTTCATCATGTTCGCCGGCATCTACTACGGCGCCATGTTCGGCGGGTCCACCACATCGATCCTGCTCAACACCCCCGGCGAGAGCGCGGCCGTCGTCGCCGCCATCGAGGGCAACCCCATGGCGAAGGCCGGACGCGGCGCCCAGGCGCTCGCCGCCGCGGCCGGCGGCCACTTCGCCGGAGGCATGATCGGCACGATCCTGCTCGTCGCGCTCGCCCCGACCGTCGCCGCGCTCGCCGTCGACATCGGTGCCCCCGACTACTTCGCGATCATGGTGCTGGCCTTCATCGCCGTCACCTCGGTCCTCGGCTCCTCCCGCATCCGGGGCCTCGCCGCGCTGCTCATCGGCCTCACCCTGGGCCTCGTGGGCCTGGACCAGATGACCGGCCAGGCCCGGCTCACCTTCGGCTCGCTCCAGCTCGCCGACGGCATCGACGTCGTCATCGTCGCGGTCGGGCTCTTCGCCATCGGCGAGGCCCTGTGGGTCGCCGCGCACCTGCGCCGCGGCGGCGGCCACGCGATCCCCGTCGGCCGGCCCTGGCTGGCGAAGAGCGACCTGCGGCGCACCTGGAAGCCCTGGCTGCGCGGCCCCGTGATCGGCTTCCCGTTCGGCGCGATCCCCGCGGGCGGCGCCGAGATCCCGACGTTCCTTTCGTACGTCACCGAGAAGCGCCTCTCCCGGCACAAGGACGAGTTCGGCCGCGGCGCCATCGAGGGCGTCGCCGGACCCGAGTCGGCCGCGTCCGCCTCGGCCGCCGGCACCCTCGTCTCGATGCTCACCCTCGGCCTGCCCACCACGGCCGTCGCCGCCGTCATGCTCGCCGCGTTCCAGCAGTACGGCATCCAGCCCGGCCCGCTGCTCTTCGAGCGCGAACCGCAGCTGGTGTGGGGCCTGATCGCCTCCCTGTTCGTCGGCATGCTGCTCCTGCTGGCGCTGAACCTGCCGCTCGCCCCGCTCTGGGCGAAGCTCCTCCGGGTGCCCCGCCCCTACCTGTACGCGGGCATCCTGTTCTTCGCCGCGGTCGGCGCGTACGCCGTCGGCGGCGAGGCCCTGGACCTGGTGATCCTGCTGGTCATCGGCCTCATCGGGTTCGGCATGCGGCGCTACGGCCTGCCGGTGCTGCCCGCCGTCATCGGCGTCATCCTCGGTCCGGCCGCGGAGCAGCAGCTGCGCCGCGCCCTGCAGATCAGCGACGGCAGCCTCACCGGCCTCGTCAACACGCCCTTCTCGGTGGCCGTTTACGCGGTGATCGCGATCCTGCTGTTCTGGCCCCTGATCAGGAAGGTGACCGGAAAGGTGATCGACCGCCGTCGTAGCCTGGCGGCATGA
- a CDS encoding GNAT family N-acetyltransferase, with protein sequence MTDTPAPTPGTPGPDSPATGAPGADVPEDAIRPATPADVPAVKAVTDAAYHHYIERIGLVPAPMEADHAADVAAGRVFVTGDPVRGLVVVRTEPDHLYLDNIAVHPDAQGTGLGRRLLAFVEDRARALGLPEVRLLTNAMMWENQKMYAHYGYEVVERRIEGPYDRVHYRKSLP encoded by the coding sequence ATGACGGACACCCCAGCCCCAACACCGGGCACCCCAGGACCGGACAGCCCGGCGACGGGCGCCCCGGGAGCGGACGTACCCGAGGACGCCATCCGCCCCGCGACCCCCGCCGATGTGCCGGCGGTGAAGGCGGTCACCGACGCCGCCTACCACCACTACATCGAACGGATCGGTCTCGTACCGGCCCCCATGGAGGCCGACCACGCGGCCGACGTGGCCGCGGGGCGGGTGTTCGTCACCGGAGACCCGGTGCGCGGGCTGGTGGTCGTGCGCACCGAGCCCGACCACCTGTACCTCGACAACATCGCCGTCCACCCGGACGCGCAGGGCACGGGCCTGGGCCGGCGCCTCCTTGCCTTCGTGGAGGACCGGGCCCGGGCCCTCGGCCTGCCCGAGGTGCGGCTGCTGACGAACGCCATGATGTGGGAGAACCAGAAGATGTACGCCCACTACGGCTACGAGGTCGTCGAGCGCCGCATCGAGGGCCCCTACGACCGCGTCCACTACCGCAAGTCGCTGCCCTGA